Within Parabacteroides pacaensis, the genomic segment CATATCAATTACTTTATTGCGTGCAAACATGAAATTTCCGGAAAGGTTAAAACCTACGTTACTTATTTTACTGTAGTGCGTAAGCAAAAGTTCTATACCTTGATTCCTTACCTTTCCTATGTTTTCATTCGGAAGATTTATAAGTCCTGTATATTGCGGTATGGAAGCATTACGTGAAGCAAGAATATTAGATCTGGAAGTTCTGAATACATCTATTTCAAATCCTAACTTTCCATTCCATAGTGTTCCGTCTAAACCTACATTATACGTATTTGCTACTTCCCAAGATATCTTTTCATTAGATAATCCTTCCGGATAAACGCCTTCAACATCTTTACCTCCAAATACATAATTCTTACCCAAGGCGTACTTTAGCATGTACTGGAATGCACCGACATTATCGTTACCTTGCTGACCGTAGGACAAACGTAGTTTCAAGTTGTTAAGCCAGGAAATTTTATCTCTAATAAATTTTTCTTCCGATAATCTCCATCCTAATGAAACACCAGGGAAAAAGCCCCAGCGTTTACCTGAAGCAAAAATGTATGAACCGTCGTAACGAAAATTAAATTGTGCCATATACTTACCTGCATAATCGTAAGCAAAACGACCTAAAAAACTTCTACGTGCCTGTTCATAAGCACTACCCCAATTGTTTATGTCATCTTTATTGCTGCTTCCGGCAAATAGTTGGTCGATAGCAGTGGAGAGGTAATTATTTCGGGAACCGCCAAAATTATGACCCAGATATTCGTTTTGTTCGAATCCCAGCATTGCATCTACACCGTGAGTAGAATCAAAAGTTTTGTTATAATTGATTTTTGCATTCAGCGTAAGACTTGTATTTGGTTTGTATTCCTGACTTAAGGATGCTTTTGTACGTCTTGAATACACATGTTTGGTATAGGTGTCGTTAGCTTCGTCAAATTCATAATAATGCATTGGTGTGTACCAATCTTTACGATCTTCACCTACTCTGTCATAAGCGGCATAACCATCTATTGAAAGGCCTTGGGTAATCCACGGTAAGTCTAGTTTAACTGTTACGGTACTATTAAACACGCTTTTTTTGTAATTCCGATATCCACCTTCATCAGTGACTAACGTAACAGGATTACCGTCATTTGTACCATAAGCAGGTAAACCGTTCGGATAGCGTGCTATAGCCGTGGGAAAACTACGTGTCAACAGCCAAAATATTTGATTTGCACCCTCTCCTGAAAAATGTTGGTCTTCAATACGTCCTGACAAGTCAACCGACACAACCAAGTTATTTATTATTTTAGCATCTATATTGGAACGGATTTCATATTGCTTATAATAGGTCGAATTTTCTTTATATATTCCGTCCTGATCAGAGAATCCACCGCCAACGTAATAAGAAACCCGCTCATTACCTCCTCTGATAGAGAGGTTGTGTCGTTGTTGCAATGCTGTTTTACGTAGGGTTTCTTTATACCAATCAGTATTGGGATAATGAAGAGGATCGGAGCCGTCTCTGAATTTTTGTATTTCATCTTCAGTATAACGTAGCGGACGACCTGCATAGGTTTCAATTTCATTGAGTACTTCCGCGTATGTTGCTGCATCTGTTAATTCAGGGAGCCGGGTAGGAGTTTGTATTCCGATATTATAAGAATAATCAATCATTGGTTTTCCTTCTTTGCCCCGTTTAGTAGTAACAAGAATAACACCATTGGCAGAACGCGAACCGTAAATAGCGGCAGAGGCATCTTTTAGTACCGTTATATTCTCTATGTCATTCGGATTAATCCTATCCAATGAGCCTCGATTAGCGATTCCATCTATAAGTACAAGAGGATCATTATTTCCGGTGGTACTTCTTCCCCGAATATTTACGGATGTACTCTCCGCACCTGGTTCACCGGTACGATTGCTGATAACTACTCCCGGAAGCCTCCCTTGTAAAGACATGCTTAAATTTTGCGTTTTACTTTGGATAATTTGTTCTCCTTGTGTTATTGATACGGCGCCTGTAACCAAACCTCTTTTTTGTGTTCCATAACCAACTACGATAACTTCATCCAATTTCATTAAATCTTCCTTTAAGATGATTGAAATCTTGCTTTGGTTTTTTACTGATATCTCTTGAGCTAAATATCCTATATAAGAAATCCGTAGTGTTGCATTCCCTGAAACTGAAAGGGAAAATTCTCCATCAACATTGGTTACTGTACCATTTGTCGTTCCTTTTTCCATAACACTCGCTCCGATGATCGGTTCCCCGTATTCATTGGTGATAGTTCCGATTATTGGCCGTTTATCTTGGAGGTTAGTATTTGTCTCCTTATTTTGAGTATTGAAAATAGAGATGGTCTTTCCCTTTACTTCAAAACCAACATTTTTATGCCGGAATAAGGAGGTTAAGATCTGATTCAAGTTTTTATTGGTTGCGTTGATGGAATACTTTTCTTTTACATCCACAT encodes:
- a CDS encoding TonB-dependent receptor; this translates as MKIYIKKELINRINFNSKQNFAFLRFFTLTLLLSFLFIVPVSANLGILQDTIITIKHSDVPLNRIISDIEQKSGYSILVRLNDVDVKEKYSINATNKNLNQILTSLFRHKNVGFEVKGKTISIFNTQNKETNTNLQDKRPIIGTITNEYGEPIIGASVMEKGTTNGTVTNVDGEFSLSVSGNATLRISYIGYLAQEISVKNQSKISIILKEDLMKLDEVIVVGYGTQKRGLVTGAVSITQGEQIIQSKTQNLSMSLQGRLPGVVISNRTGEPGAESTSVNIRGRSTTGNNDPLVLIDGIANRGSLDRINPNDIENITVLKDASAAIYGSRSANGVILVTTKRGKEGKPMIDYSYNIGIQTPTRLPELTDAATYAEVLNEIETYAGRPLRYTEDEIQKFRDGSDPLHYPNTDWYKETLRKTALQQRHNLSIRGGNERVSYYVGGGFSDQDGIYKENSTYYKQYEIRSNIDAKIINNLVVSVDLSGRIEDQHFSGEGANQIFWLLTRSFPTAIARYPNGLPAYGTNDGNPVTLVTDEGGYRNYKKSVFNSTVTVKLDLPWITQGLSIDGYAAYDRVGEDRKDWYTPMHYYEFDEANDTYTKHVYSRRTKASLSQEYKPNTSLTLNAKINYNKTFDSTHGVDAMLGFEQNEYLGHNFGGSRNNYLSTAIDQLFAGSSNKDDINNWGSAYEQARRSFLGRFAYDYAGKYMAQFNFRYDGSYIFASGKRWGFFPGVSLGWRLSEEKFIRDKISWLNNLKLRLSYGQQGNDNVGAFQYMLKYALGKNYVFGGKDVEGVYPEGLSNEKISWEVANTYNVGLDGTLWNGKLGFEIDVFRTSRSNILASRNASIPQYTGLINLPNENIGKVRNQGIELLLTHYSKISNVGFNLSGNFMFARNKVIDMDETPWPENHDYMKAEGKPMGTELYYHAIGIFRTQEELDSYPSKPGAELGDLIYEDVDGNGVIDDLDRVRANLMHFPEIIFGFNIGLDWKNFDISMLLQGQARAQQLVHMRIDHTGNAFKERTDNRWTPNNINGTMPRVEAITSLSAESDFWMKDASFVRLKNLEIGYTLPQALLKKLKISNLRIYISGHNLFTFDKLKVMDPESDQAGANYYPQMKLFNTGVNLTF